Below is a genomic region from Prolixibacteraceae bacterium.
GTAAGCTTGGTCCTGATCCTGCCTCGATAAACTCTGCAATGATAGGAGGTATTGTGATGAATAATGCTTCGGGAATGAATTGTGGAACCCACGAAAACTCTTACCAAACGATACATTCAGCAAGGATTATTTTTGCGGATGGAACACTGTTGGATACTTCTAAAGATGAGAGTCGCGAGGCTTTTATGGTGAGTCATAAGGTCTTTATAGATAAGGTTATTCAGTTAAGAGATCGAGTGCAAAATAATAAAGAGCTTAAGCAGCGTATTATTAAAAAGTATAGCATTAAGAATACAACAGGTTTATCGATTAATCCTTTTGTTGATTTTACCGATCCCTTTGATATTATTCTACACCTGATGGTCGGTTCCGAGGGAACTCTTGGGTTTTTATCAGAGATTACACTTAAGACTATTAAAGAGCCTAACTGTAAGTCTACATCGATGATGTATTTTACAGATATTAGAACCGCTTGTGAGGCTGTGGTGGAGATGAAGAAGGAACCCGTGTTTAGCGCGGAGATGTTAGATCGGGTTGCACTGAAATCCGTTGAGAATGAAAAAGGTATTCCTCCATTTATAAAAAATTTTGGCCCTGATGTTACTGCTATTCTTATTGAGACTTTTGGGGATTCGCCAAAAGAGATAGGTGAAAATATTCGAAAAATCATATCGGTAACAGATCGTTATAGTATGGTGAAACCTGTTGAGTTTACTAGTGATCCAGAGCTGTATCAGCAATACTGGAACATCCGTAAAGGGGTTTTTCCAGCTGTTGGAGGATTAAGAGAGACTGGATCTACATGTATCATTGAAGATGTGGCTTTTCATATTGAGGATCTTCCTGCTGCAACTAAGGAGTTACAAGAGTTGATTTCTCGTTTTGGATATAAAGATGGGGTGATTTATGGTCATGCTTTAGAGGGTAATTTTCATTTTATCATTAACCAGAATTTCAATAAGCCTGAAGAGTTAGATATCTATCAGAAGTTTATGCATGAGGTGGATAAGCTTGTGGTCGATAAATATGATGGATCATTAAAGGCGGAGCATGGAACAGGACGAAATATGGCCCCTTTTGTTAAACATGAGTGGGGTGAAGCAGCATATCAGTTAATGGTTGATGTGAAAGATCTATTTGATCCCAACTGTTTACTTAATCCTGGTGTGATTATTAATGCAGATCCCAATTGTTATATCAAGAATTTCAAACACCTTACACCAGTACATCCGATTGTCGATAAATGTATTGAGTGTGGTTTCTGTGAGATTAATTGTTTGACGGCAGGTTTCTCCCTTTCAGCAAGACAACGTACGGTTACAATGAGGGAGATCACTCGTTTGATCGATACCAATCAGGACCCTGCTAGACAACATGTGTTAGAGCAAGATTTTCAATATTATGGCATGGATACGTGTGCGGGGGATGGACTATGT
It encodes:
- a CDS encoding FAD-binding oxidoreductase, whose translation is MERNFDSFYQEVKGYVDTSRLYVDELRRLTYGTDAGFYRLNPQIVVRSNSEEEVQQVLLSASKYGMPVTFRAAGTSLAGQSITDSVLIIAGKNWEKYTIHGQGELISVQPGLTGARVNQLLKPYGRKLGPDPASINSAMIGGIVMNNASGMNCGTHENSYQTIHSARIIFADGTLLDTSKDESREAFMVSHKVFIDKVIQLRDRVQNNKELKQRIIKKYSIKNTTGLSINPFVDFTDPFDIILHLMVGSEGTLGFLSEITLKTIKEPNCKSTSMMYFTDIRTACEAVVEMKKEPVFSAEMLDRVALKSVENEKGIPPFIKNFGPDVTAILIETFGDSPKEIGENIRKIISVTDRYSMVKPVEFTSDPELYQQYWNIRKGVFPAVGGLRETGSTCIIEDVAFHIEDLPAATKELQELISRFGYKDGVIYGHALEGNFHFIINQNFNKPEELDIYQKFMHEVDKLVVDKYDGSLKAEHGTGRNMAPFVKHEWGEAAYQLMVDVKDLFDPNCLLNPGVIINADPNCYIKNFKHLTPVHPIVDKCIECGFCEINCLTAGFSLSARQRTVTMREITRLIDTNQDPARQHVLEQDFQYYGMDTCAGDGLCATSCPVKIDTGKFIKVLRAKQVVDPKLQKQSQWVADHFYTVGTLIRGGLKMVNGVHYVMGASLLGGIASTFRKISGNKLPQWTPWMPTGVSGPKPLSVNPNNPLKVVYFPSCIAQTMGAAKRDKDRRPLHIVTQELLMKAGYEVIYPENMSSLCCGTPWESKGFEEHANQKSSELEAALFKASNRGEYPILCDTSPCLYRMRKVMEPKLKLYEPVEFIDTFLMDKLQFEKVDEVVTIHSTCSTTKMGLTGTLQRVAEACACKVVLPDEVGCCGFAGDRGFNFPEVNAYALRKLRPVVEKEKAIAGYSNSRTCEIGLSENSGIPYASIIYLVDRVTSSK